In Solanum stenotomum isolate F172 chromosome 6, ASM1918654v1, whole genome shotgun sequence, one DNA window encodes the following:
- the LOC125868953 gene encoding receptor-like protein Cf-9: protein MTGHVIELNLSCSGLVGKIDSNSSLFQLSHLQRLDLSSNNFSNSHISPEFGRFSSLTLLDLSDSYFSGHIPSEISHLSQLQSLRLSPSFETILRLTAHDLKLLLQNLTQLRELDLTSINISSTIPPNFSSHLTTLRMGNTGLYGIIPESIFHLPNLETLVLQNNNQLSGYFPKTKWNSSASLIELDLSGVNFSDNLHESIGYLTSLHSLSLKNCNLRGPIPESLLNLTRIEDLDLQYNSLNGTIPSGMFSLPSLSRLVLSNNHFSGQFEDFNSNSLIWIDLSNNQLQGHLPKSIQNHVNLTGLILSFNNFSGHVDVSFLADLKQLYYLDLSYNRISLTNENKHNVTLPGSLMSLQLAACEVKELEFLRSAKLLWQLDLSNNKIQGRIPDWAWTNWMFLLQRLNLSHNMLESVDSIPLLFIEAIDLRSNLLQGSLPIPPISTRFFFISHNNLSEEIPSDICNLTSLVMLDLARNNLKGEIPQCLGNISGLEVLDMHHNSLSGTLPTTFRIGSALKSFNFHGNKLEGKIPQSLTNCKQLNVLDLGDNHLNDTFPVWLGTLPKLKVLSLRSNKLHGSIRSLPTGNMFPQLRILDLSSNAFTKSLPTSLFQHLKAMRTVDQTMNAPSDEGNRYYQDSVALITKGLELEVVRILFLYTTVDLSNNKFEGFIPSIMGDLIALRVLNLSHNGLQGHIPPSLGSLSSVESLDLSRNHLVGEIPARFASLTSLDVLNLSYNHLEGCIPQGPQFYTFENNSYEGNDRLRGFPLSKGCGNDGNDSETNDTTSGLDDEENDSKFLNDFWKVALMGYGSGLCIGLSIIYFMFSTGNPKWLARIIVELEHKIMIGKRKKQKRERSYRRRNNSLT, encoded by the exons ATGACTGGCCATGTGATTGAACTTAATCTCAGTTGCAGTGGTCTTGTAGGAAAGATTGATTCCAATAGCAGTCTCTTCCAACTCTCTCATCTCCAAAGGCTCGACCTTTCTTCTAATAACTTCTCTAATTCTCACATCTCGCCTGAATTTGGAAGGTTCTCAAGCTTGACACTTCTTGATCTTTCTGACTCCTATTTCTCAGGTCATATACCTTCTGAAATCTCTCATCTTTCTCAATTACAGTCTCTTCGCCTCTCCCCGTCATTTGAAACTATTCTAAGACTCACCGCCCATGATTTGAAATTGCTCCTTCAGAATTTGACTCAATTAAGAGAGCTTGATCTTACTTCCATAAATATCTCTTCCACCATTCCTccaaatttttcttctcatttgacAACTCTGAGGATGGGAAATACAGGTTTGTACGGGATAATACCTGAGAGTATTTTTCACCTTCCCAATCTGGAAACACTTGTCTTACAAAACAATAATCAGCTCAGTGGTTATTTTCCGAAGACTAAATGGAACAGCAGTGCATCTCTCATAGAGTTAGATCTCAGTGGCGTGAATTTTTCTGACAATTTGCATGAGTCTATTGGCTATCTAACTTCACTGCATTCTTTGTCTCTTAAAAATTGCAATCTTAGAGGGCCTATTCCTGAATCTCTTTTGAATCTCACTCGCATAGAGGATTTGGACCTTCAATATAACTCCCTGAATGGAACAATACCATCAGGGATGTTTTCTCTTCCGTCACTAAGTCGTTTAGTCTTGAGTAATAACCACTTTTCTGGTCAGTTTGAGGATTTCAATTCCAATTCACTAATCTGGATTGATTTAAGTAATAATCAGCTGCAAGGCCATCTTCCCAAGTCGATTCAAAACCATGTGAACCTAACAGGccttattctttctttcaataattttagtgGCCATGTGGATGTCAGCTTCCTTGCTGACCTCAAACAACTTTATTATCTTGATCTTTCATATAATCGTATCTCGTTGACCAATGAGAACAAACATAATGTTACTTTGCCAGGATCTCTTATGAGCTTACAATTGGCCGCATGTGAAGTGAAAGAATTGGAGTTTCTAAGATCCGCTAAGCTTCTTTGGCAGTTGGATCTTTCAAATAATAAGATTCAAGGAAGAATCCCTGATTGGGCATGGACTAACTGGATGTTCTTATTGCAACGTCTTAATTTATCCCACAACATGCTGGAAAGTGTTGACTCAATTCCACTTCTGTTTATAGAAGCTATTGATTTGCGGTCCAATTTGCTTCAAG GTTCACTACCTATTCCACCAATTTCCACAAGATTCTTCTTCATATCCCATAATAATCTCAGTGAAGAAATTCCTTCAGATATTTGCAATTTGACATCACTGGTAATGCTTGATTTGGCAAGAAACAACTTGAAGGGAGAAATTCCGCAATGTTTGGGTAATATCAGTGGCCTTGAGGTTCTGGATATGCACCACAACAGTCTTTCAGGGACTCTTCCAACAACTTTTAGAATTGGAAGTGCACTCAAAAGCTTCAACTTTCATGGCAATAAGTTGGAGGGGAAAATCCCACAATCCCTGACCAATTGCAAGCAACTCAATGTTCTTGATTTAGGAGACAATCACCTCAATGACACATTCCCCGTGTGGTTGGGGACTCTGCCAAAGCTGAAAGTTCTAAGTTTGAGATCCAATAAATTGCATGGGTCCATTAGATCTCTACCGACTGGAAACATGTTTCCTCAGCTTAGAATATTAGATCTCTCCTCCAATGCCTTCACAAAAAGCTTACCAACGAGTCTATTTCAACATTTGAAAGCCATGAGGACAGTTGATCAAACGATGAACGCACCAAGTGATGAAGGGAATCGATATTACCAAGACTCGGTAGCTCTCATAACAAAGGGATtggagcttgaagttgtgaGAATCTTGTTTTTGTACACCACTGTTGATCTTTCAAACAACAAGTTTGAAGGATTTATTCCAAGTATTATGGGAGATCTTATTGCACTTCGTGTGTTGAATTTATCTCATAATGGATTACAAGGTCATATACCGCCATCACTTGGAAGTTTATCTTCAGTTGAATCATTGGACCTGTCACGTAACCATCTTGTAGGAGAGATACCAGCACGATTTGCTTCTCTTACATCTCTTGATGTCTTAAATCTCTCCTACAATCATCTCGAAGGGTGCATTCCTCAAGGACCTCAGTTCTATACATTTGAGAACAATTCATATGAAGGTAATGATAGATTACGTGGATTCCCACTTTCAAAAGGTTGTGGTAACGATGGTAATGATTCGGAGACAAATGATACCACATCTGGACTTGACGATGAAGAAAACGACTCTAAATTTCTGaatgatttttggaaagttgcTCTTATGGGGTATGGAAGTGGACTATGTATTGGATTATCGATAATATATTTCATGTTCTCAACTGGAAATCCGAAATGGCTTGCAAGAATCATTGTAGAACTGGAACACAAAATAATGATAGGAAAGAGAAAGAAGCAGAAAAGGGAAAGGAGTtacagaagaagaaataatagcTTAACTTGA